The following nucleotide sequence is from Methanofollis sp..
CATCTCGGGCTCCTTCGGAAACGTCTCCCTGATCGTCCCCCGCCTGATCCTCTCGGGAAGGTCGAGGCGCATCGCCCTGTCGGCGACCTTCGGCGCCGCGGAGAAGACGAAGGGTGTGGCGATCATCGTGACGACCGCCATCGCCAGGAAGGCCTGGTACAGTGTCCCGTCGATGAGCCCTGCGCTGAGGCCGGCGCTGGAGAGGACAAAGGAGAACTCGCCGATCTGGCTGATCGCGAATCCCGTGAGGACGGCCGTGCGGAGGGATTGGCCGATGGCGAGGGTGACGCCGCCGGCGACGAGGGCCTTGGCGACGATGACGCCCGCGGTGATGATGAGGATGATCACGGGGTTGGCCAGGAAGAAACCGGCGTCGAGGAGCATGCCGACCGAGACGAAGAAGAAACTCGTGAAGACCTCCTTGAAAGGGATGACGGCGCCGATAGCGTCCTGGGAGTACTCGGACTCCGAGATGATCAGTCCTGCCAGGAAGGCGCCCAGGGAGAGGGAGAGGCCGGCGCTCTGGGTGAGCCAGGCGGTGAAGAGGCAGATTACGAGGATGGAAAGGAGGAAGATCTCAGGGCTCCGCAGTCGGGCGACATGGTAGAGGGCGGCCGGGACAAGCCACTTCGCGGAGACGATGACGAACCCGATGATCCCCGCGGAGGTGGCGAGGAAGAGGGGGACAGACGTCCCTCCCACCCCTTCGGCCCCGGCGAGCATCGGGACAAGGAGCATCATCGGGATGATCGCGAGGTCCTGGAAGATGAGGATCCCGAGGGCTGTCCTCCCGTGCGGGCTTTCGACTTCGGAGCGCCCCTGCAACAGGGAGAGGACGATCGCCGTCGAGGAGAGGGAGAGGAGAAACCCGAGGAAGACGGCCTGTGCCGGGGGGATGCCGGCGATCCATGCGCCGGCGGCCACGGCCGTGACCGTCAGGAGCACCTGGAGGGTGCCGCCGCCGAGCACGGCCCGCCGTATCCGCAGGAGTTCGGTGAACGAGAACTCCATACCGATGGTGAAGAGGAGGAGGATCACCCCGATCTCGGCGAGGGCCTCGACGGTGCCGGTCTCCTGCACGAATCCCAGAGCATGGGGGCCGGCGACCATCCCCGCGATGAGGAACCCGACGATGCCGGGTACCTTCAGTCGGGAGGTGACGAAGATGATCGCGATGGAGAGTGCGAAGATGACGACAATGTCGTCGAGGATGGCGGCGTCCATGGGGTCTCCTGATCCCTCATGATCGGCGGGTCGTGATAATATAGTGTTGGTCGGGACCTGCCTGGCAATGATCTCCGGCGAAAAAAGATGAT
It contains:
- a CDS encoding cation:proton antiporter, translated to MDAAILDDIVVIFALSIAIIFVTSRLKVPGIVGFLIAGMVAGPHALGFVQETGTVEALAEIGVILLLFTIGMEFSFTELLRIRRAVLGGGTLQVLLTVTAVAAGAWIAGIPPAQAVFLGFLLSLSSTAIVLSLLQGRSEVESPHGRTALGILIFQDLAIIPMMLLVPMLAGAEGVGGTSVPLFLATSAGIIGFVIVSAKWLVPAALYHVARLRSPEIFLLSILVICLFTAWLTQSAGLSLSLGAFLAGLIISESEYSQDAIGAVIPFKEVFTSFFFVSVGMLLDAGFFLANPVIILIITAGVIVAKALVAGGVTLAIGQSLRTAVLTGFAISQIGEFSFVLSSAGLSAGLIDGTLYQAFLAMAVVTMIATPFVFSAAPKVADRAMRLDLPERIRRGTIRETFPKEPEMNDHIIIVGFGIGGKNVARAAQAAKIPYVVIETNPETVRLERAKGEPIHYGDATRRAVLGHAGVRTAKVLVIVISDPSATRRIIAAARRANPHVRIIARTRYVGDIDELAGLGADEVIPEEYVTSIEIFTRILTAYLVPRDEIERFTAEVRADGYVLFRSAEAPRPGLHDIGFYQPGAEVESLRVGEGAAIAGMTLAEADLRRKHGVTMLAVRRGARVIAAPDGETAILAGDVCVVIGPEDRIADVDHLFREKKGE